Proteins encoded together in one Leptidea sinapis chromosome 45, ilLepSina1.1, whole genome shotgun sequence window:
- the LOC126977525 gene encoding androgen-induced gene 1 protein-like, with protein MWKILFHLFGLLQFSYGCYYDFMYVQAPSSLIRATPFGGKLKYLTYLNAMLQTVYFTVALLNDLFGTNEAAQSQKPLIRRLKDTIFSSLAFPISMFVGITFWGIYAVDRELILPQVMDEFFPFWLNHVMHSNIVVCTLIELFTSFRMYPRRKIGLSTLSFFMLGYAVWVHIIYFKTGSWVYPILSVLNWPLRIVFHLFSLAFVCALYTFGETLNRAVWSKEIESTVRSGKKKAK; from the exons ATGTGGAAGATATTGTTTCATCTTTTTGGGTTGCTACAGTTTTCCTATGGctgttattatgattttatgtatgtccAAGCCCCAAGCTCCCTCATTAGGGCAACTCCATTCGGaggtaaattaaaatatctgaCATACCTGAATGCT ATGCTACAAACAGTTTACTTTACTGTAGCATTGCTAAATGATCTGTTTGGAACTAATGAGGCAGCCCAATCCCAAAAGCCTCTCATAAGAAGACTGAAGGACACAATATTCAGCTCGCTTGCATTCCCAATATCAATGTTTGTTGGAATAACATTTTGGGGAATATATGCTGTAGATAGAGAGCTGATCTTGCCACAAGTTATGGACGAATTCTTCCCCTTCTGGTTAAATCATGTTATGCATTCCAATATTGTTGTTTGTACCTTAATTGAACTTTTTACATCATTTAGAATGTATCCTCGCAGAAAAATAGGACTTTCTACACTTTCATTTTTTATGCTTGGTTATGCTGTTTGggtacacataatatattttaagactGGAAGCTGGGTGTACCCTATTCTCTCAGTTTTAAACTGGCCTTTGAGAATAGTGTTTCATCTGTTTAGCCTTGCATTTGTTTGTGCATTGTACACATTTGGTGAAACACTTAATAGAGCTGTATGGTCAAAAGAAATAGAATCCACTGTACGGTCCGGCAAAAAGAAGGCCAAATGA